The genomic region TGCCGGTCCCCCGGCCGCGACGAACTGCGCTGTCGCGGTGATCTTCTCGTTGACGGCGGGCGGTCGGGCGATGCGGTGGATGACGTCGAGCGTGGCCAAGCCGGCGAAGACCCCGACCGGCGCTCGCTCAGAGACCGGCGCGTTCCTCATCCGTCGGCTCCTCCGCCCCGGTCATCAGCGCGACGACCTCCGACATCGTGCGCCGCTTCGGATCGACGACACCCGCGCGCCTGCCGAGGCGGTGGATGTGGATCCGGTCGGCCACTTCGAACACATGGGGCATGTCGTGGCTGATCAGCACGACGGGGATGCCGCGGTCCCGGATCGATTTGATCAGGTCGATGACCTGACCCGACTCCCGCACGCCGAGGGCGGCGGTCGGCTCGTCCATGATGATGACGCCGCGGCCGAACGCGGCGGCCCGCGCCACCGCGACCCCCTGCCGCTGGCCGCCGGACAGCGTCTCCACGGCCTGGCCCACCGATTTGATGCCGATGCGCAGGTCGGCGAGGTGGCCGGCGGCGTCCTGACGCATGCGGGGCATGTCGAGCCGACGGAAAACCTTGCCCGTGAGTCCTTTTCGCCGCACCTCGCGGCCCAGGTAGAGGTTGGACGCGATGTCCAGCGCCGGGACGACCGCCAGATCCTGGTAGACGGTTTCGATGCCCGCGGCCCGGGCGTCGCGGGTGTTGCGGAACGACACCGGTTTTCCGTGCATGAGGATCTGCCCGGCGTCCGGGATGATCGCACCGGCCAGGGCCTTGATCAGGCTGGACTTGCCCGCGCCGTTGTCGCCGATGACGGCCAGCACCTCGCCCGCGCGCAGCTCGAAGTCGGCGCCGTCGATCGCGGTCACGTTGCCGTAGCGCTTGACCAGGCCGCGGGCCTCCAGCACGGGTGGGGCGCTCACCGGTTCCTCCTGCGCGCGAACTGATCCACCGCGACCGCGGCGATCACCAGGATGCCGGTGGCGATGTTCTGGTAGAGGCTGTCGACGCCGGCCTGGGTGAGCCCGTTGCGCAGGACGGCGACGATCAGCATGCCGACCAGGGTGCCGAGCACCCCGCCGCGGCCGCCGAACAGGCTGGTGCCGCCGATCACCACCGCGGTGATGGTCTCGAGGTTGGCGTTCTGGTACGCGTTCGGATCGGCGTTGGGGATGCGGCCGAGGGCGGCCCACGCGGCGATCGCGGCGATCACCCCGGTCGTCACGTACACCGACAACAGCACCCGGCCGGACTTCACGCCGAGCAGGTCGGCGGCCTGGGGATTGCCGCCGACGGCGTAAACGTGTTTGCCCCAGGCCGTTTGGGTCAACGCGTACCAGGTGCCGGCGTACACCAGCAGCATCGCCACGACGCCGTAGGTGGTGGAGAACGAGCCGATGCGGAAACTGGTGCCCAGAAACGTCAGCGGTCCCGGTTCGACGCGGTGGGTCTCGGATCCGGCGAGCAGTCGGGTGCCCGCCAGGATCGCGGTGAACGTGCCGAGCGTGACGATGAACGGCGGCAGCCGCAGGCCGGTGACGAGGCCGCCGTTGAGCGCGCCGAACGCCACGCACACCAGCAGCGTCGCGCCGAGCGCCAGGATCGGGTTCCCGGCGGCGGCGATCTGCGCCATCACGATGGTGCCGAAGACGGCGATCGCCCCGATGGAAAGGTCGATGCCCGCGGTGAGGATGATCAGCGTCTGGCCCACCGCGAGGATGCCCACCACGACGGACTGCTGCAGGATCAGCGAGACGTTCGCCGGGTTCAGGAACGAGTCCGAGATCAGGCTGAACACCACGACGGCGATGACCAGTGCCGCCAGCGGGCCGACCAGGGGTTCCCGCAGCAGGTGGCGCACGTTGAGGCGGTCCACCGCCGGTGCCGGCGTGCTCACGGGAACGGTTGTGGTAGCCGACATCTCAGCCCCAGCAGTTCTGCTCGCCCCACGCGGTGTCCTTGGACTCGATGCCCGGCACCGGCCGGTCGGTGATCAACTCGGAGCCGGTGTCGGTGAACCCGCTGGGCTTGGTGCCGTCCTGGGCGAACTTGACCACGGCCTGCACGCCCAGTTCGGCCATCTTCGCGGGGAACTGCATGACCGTCGCACCGATCTTGCCCGCCTTGACATCCGCCACACCGGTGCAGCTGCCGTCGATCGAGCCGATGACGATCTGGCCCGCGCGGCCGGCCGACTGGATGGCCTGGTAGGCGCCCGCGGCCGCCGGTTCGTTGATGGTGTAGACCGCGTTGGCGCCCGGGGCGCGCTGAAGCAGATTCTCCATCGCGGTCTGCGCCTTGGTCTGGTCGCCGTTGGTGTTCTCCCGGCCGACGATCTCGGGCGAGTTCTCGGTCAGCCCGAAGCCCTCCAGGAAGCCTTCGTGGCGGAAGGTGTCGACGGTTCCGCCCGGGGTGCCGTCGAGCATCAACACCTGGGGCGGGGTGTCGCCGAGCGCGGCGCGCACCCACTTGCCCTGCGCCACTCCCGCGGCCCTGTTGTCGGTGGCGAACGTGGCGTCGACGGCGTCCTCGGGTTCGGTCGCGGTGTCCAGCGCGATGACGACGACGCCGGCGTCGCGGGCCTTCTTGATCGCGTCGAGCACCCCGGTCGACGAGTTCGGGGTGATCAGAATGCCTTTCACGCCCTGGCCGATCATGTTCTCGATCGCCGCGACCTGCCCCTCGTTGTCGCCGTCGAAAGCCCCTGCGACAGCGATCAATTCGGCGCCGTCCTGCTCCGCCTGGGCCTGGGCGGCTTCGCGTATGTGCACAAAGAACGGGTTGGAGTCGGTCTTGGTGATCAGGCCGATCTTGACGGTGTCCGAGCCGGAGCCGCCGCAGGCGGTCAGCCCGAGCACAAGGGAGCCGGCCATCAGCGCGGCCCCGAGTTTCGACGTGGTCGTGGTGGACATCCCGAGCATGTGGACCCCTTCGTCCGTGCGACGCCGGACGCGCCGCCGCGTGCCTGTGATGGAGAGCACATTACGAGTGACGCAAGCGCTTGCGCAAGCGTTTGCGTGGAATGTCGACGTAGATACTCGCGGCACAGGCTCCGAGTTTCTTCGCCAACTACACCGGCCCGTCGGGCATGCGGCAGGTGACGGCGGGCGGCGCTCGTCAATACCGGTTAACCGGAAAATTCAGTGGCGGAAAACCGCTGTCGGCATGGAGGATAACGGCGTCGACATGCCCTGCGCCGGGCGCCACACTTGGTCCATCAACCGCGTAGATCCACGGGCCAGACCGAGGAAGATCATGGCATCACCGCACTGTACCGCCACCGTCCCAGTGGGCGACGGGCGACAGCGCGTGATGGTCAAGTGCCGCAGGGAGATCGACGTCCCGTCGGCGGATCTGGCCGCGGTGATCGGGACGCTGGTGGGGTTGGCCGAGCGCGAACGCCGACCGACGCCCGAGCTGCCCGCGGGCACGGAGGTCGAGTACCAGGCGTCGCTGGAGATCTTCGATATCGCCGCCACCGGCCGCGGGCTCGCGGTGTGGACCTGCGCCGTCGCCGTACCCGACGTGGCCGGCGTCGCGGT from Mycolicibacterium phlei harbors:
- a CDS encoding substrate-binding domain-containing protein gives rise to the protein MLGMSTTTTSKLGAALMAGSLVLGLTACGGSGSDTVKIGLITKTDSNPFFVHIREAAQAQAEQDGAELIAVAGAFDGDNEGQVAAIENMIGQGVKGILITPNSSTGVLDAIKKARDAGVVVIALDTATEPEDAVDATFATDNRAAGVAQGKWVRAALGDTPPQVLMLDGTPGGTVDTFRHEGFLEGFGLTENSPEIVGRENTNGDQTKAQTAMENLLQRAPGANAVYTINEPAAAGAYQAIQSAGRAGQIVIGSIDGSCTGVADVKAGKIGATVMQFPAKMAELGVQAVVKFAQDGTKPSGFTDTGSELITDRPVPGIESKDTAWGEQNCWG
- a CDS encoding ABC transporter permease — its product is MSATTTVPVSTPAPAVDRLNVRHLLREPLVGPLAALVIAVVVFSLISDSFLNPANVSLILQQSVVVGILAVGQTLIILTAGIDLSIGAIAVFGTIVMAQIAAAGNPILALGATLLVCVAFGALNGGLVTGLRLPPFIVTLGTFTAILAGTRLLAGSETHRVEPGPLTFLGTSFRIGSFSTTYGVVAMLLVYAGTWYALTQTAWGKHVYAVGGNPQAADLLGVKSGRVLLSVYVTTGVIAAIAAWAALGRIPNADPNAYQNANLETITAVVIGGTSLFGGRGGVLGTLVGMLIVAVLRNGLTQAGVDSLYQNIATGILVIAAVAVDQFARRRNR
- a CDS encoding ATP-binding cassette domain-containing protein; this translates as MSAPPVLEARGLVKRYGNVTAIDGADFELRAGEVLAVIGDNGAGKSSLIKALAGAIIPDAGQILMHGKPVSFRNTRDARAAGIETVYQDLAVVPALDIASNLYLGREVRRKGLTGKVFRRLDMPRMRQDAAGHLADLRIGIKSVGQAVETLSGGQRQGVAVARAAAFGRGVIIMDEPTAALGVRESGQVIDLIKSIRDRGIPVVLISHDMPHVFEVADRIHIHRLGRRAGVVDPKRRTMSEVVALMTGAEEPTDEERAGL